TAACTCCCGATTCTTCCTTTATAGAGGATCTCGGAGCCGACTCGCTTGACCTCGTGGAACTTATAATGTCCATGGAGGATGAGTTCGGGCTTGAGATCTCGGATGAAGACGCGGAGAACATAATAACCGTTCAGGACGCGATCAACTTTATCCAGAGTTCAGTTGAAGCCGCTTCGGAGGATGAATAAGGGGAAATGGGAAGAAGGGTAGCGGTTACAGGTATAGGGCTTATAACGCCCGTCGGGGTGGGGAACGACGCCACATGGTCTTCGATCTGCGAAGGGGTTCCGGGAGTGAGCAGGGTTTCGTCCTTTGATCCCTCGGATCTTAAAACGCAGATCGCGGGGCAGGTGAAGGATTTCGAACCGACGCTCTACATGGAGCCGAAAGACGCGAAGAGAAACGACAGGTTCATTCAGCTCTCCATCGCGGCTACCAAGCTGGCGCTTGAGGATGCCGGGCTTGAGGTTACGGATGATATCTCCGGGCGCACGGGGACTTTTATCGGATCGGGAATCGGCGGGATGAAAACCTTCTACGACACCGTCCTCACGATGGAGAACAAGGGTCCTAACCGCGTTTCCCCGTTTTTCATACCGAACATAGTGACCAACATGGCTTCGGGATACGTCTCGATAAGGTTCAACGCCAAGGGTCCCAACTGTTCTTCGACGACCGCGTGTTCCGCAAGCGGTCACTCGCTCGCGCTTTCCGCCAAGATAATACAGGACGGCAAGGCGGACGTTATGATAGCCGGCGGAGCCGAAGCTCCGCTGATCCCCCTTACCTTCGCGGCTTTTAACGCCATGAAGGCGCTTTCGACCAGAAACGACGAGCCGGAGACCGCGTCGAGGCCGTTTGAGATGGGGCGCGACGGGTTTATCCTTTCAGAAGGGGCGGGAGTGCTGATTCTTGAAGAACTCGAGTTCGCGAAAAAAAGGGGTGCCAGAATATACGCCGAGGTGCTCGGCTCCGGAATGAGCGCCGACGCCTTTCACATCACGGCGCCTTCGCTTGAGGGGCCGTCGAGCTGCATGAACGCGGCTCTTGCGGATTCGGGCCTTAATCCCGGGGACGTGGATTACATAAACGCCCACGGAACCTCGACGCGTCTTAACGACGTTAACGAGACCAATGCGATCAAGGAGGTGTTCGGCGAGGACGCCCGGCGAATTCCGGTGAGTTCCACGAAATCCATGACCGGCCACCTGCTCGGCGCTGCGGGCGCGGTGGAAGCGGCAATCTGCGTACTTGCGCTTCGAGACGGCGTTTTGCCGCCGACTATAAACCTTTTTGAGAGCGATCCCGAATGCGATCTGGATTACATTCCGCACACCGCGAGGGAGAGCGACATAAAGGTGGCTCTCAGCAATTCCTACGGTTTCGGCGGAACGAACGTAAGTGTCGCGCTACGCAAGTTCAGCTGACGTCCTGAAGCTGCAAAAACCCCTCCGTAGTTCCAAAATCGCTTAGCTCACGCGCGCGGCGTGGGAAGCGGTTTTATTTTTCCGCTCGTTTTGGTAAAATACCCCGCTGACTTCCAAAATATGAAACTGTGTAAAAGAGGTGCCATATGGCTTTGACTGACAATCTCGATACTCTTTCCGACCTTACAGTCGGGGACAAAACCTACAAGATATATTCCCTCGCAAAACTTGAAGAGCGCTACGGCGTATCGATTTCAAGACTGCCTTTTTCAATAAGAATACTGCTTGAGAACGTGCTCAGGAATTTTGACGGAAAAACCGTGACTGAACAGCACGTGGAGTCCCTCGCCAAGTGGGACCCTTCAAATACCGAGGCCAAAGAGATTCCCTACAACCCCGCGAGGGTGATACTTCAGGATTTCACGGGAGTTCCCTGCGTGGTCGACCTTGCCGCGATGAGGTCGGTTGTCGAGAAAAAAGGGGGAGACCCCTCGCTTGTGAATCCCATAGTTCCCGTTGATCTGGTCATAGACCACTCCGTTCAGGTCGATTATTTCGCAAGCGGCGACGCTTTCGGAAAGAACGTGGAAGTGGAGTACGAAAGAAACAGGGAAAGATATACATTCTTGAAATGGGCACAGGGATCCTTTGACAATTTCAGGGTCGTGCCCCCGGGAACCGGGATAGTGCACCAGGTGAATCTTGAGTGTCTTGCGAGCGTAGTCGTCTCAAAGCAGACAGGCTCCGAGTCGGTTGCTTACCCGGACACCCTGGTGGGAACGGATTCCCACACGACCATGATAAACGGTCTTAGCGTCATGGGCTGGGGAGTAGGGGGAATAGAGGCAGAAGCCTGCATGCTCGGGCAGCCGCTTTACATGCTGATACCCGACGTCATCGGATTCAGGCTGACCGGCCGCCTCTCACAGGGTGTTACCGCAACGGACCTGGTTCTCACGGTGACCGAGATGCTTAGGAAAAAGGGCGTTGTCGGCAAGTTCGTCGAGTTTTTCGGACCCGGAGTTAGCAATCTCGCGCTTTCTGACCAGGCCACGATAGCGAACATGGCTCCCGAGTACGGGGCCACCATGGGATTTTTCCCGGTAGACGCCGAAACACTTAGATACCTCGGGACGACGGGCAGGGACGACGCTGCCACGCTTGTCGAGGCCTACACGAAGGAACAGAAGATGTTCAGAACCGACGATGCGGAAGACCCGGTTTACACCGATACGCTAGAACTTGACATATCAACCGTCGAGCCGTCTCTTGCCGGCCCGAGCCGCCCGCAGGACAGGATATCGCTCGGGGACATGAAAAGCTCCTACCACGAGAATCTTCAGGCGAGGGGACTCGCCGCGAACGGAGACGCATCGCGCGCGGCGAACGGAATTTCAGACGGTTCGGTCGTAATAGCCGCCATCACGAGCTGCACTAATACCTCGAATCCCTCCGTTATGGTAGGGGCGGGGCTTTTCGCCAAGAAGGCCGTTGAGAGGGGGCTTTCCGTTAATCCTTACGTGAAAACGAGTCTGGCGCCGGGGTCGAGGGTGGTAACGGATTACCTGAACGCCGCGGGACTTACCCCGTATCTTGAAGAACTGGGTTTCGGTCTGGTCGGGTACGGATGCACGACCTGCATAGGAAACAGCGGCCCGCTTCCAGAAGACGTGGACGCGGCCATAAGGGAAAACGACCTTACCTGCGCCGCGGTTCTAAGCGGAAACAGGAATTTTGAAGGCAGGGTGCACCCGCTTGTGAAATTCGCTTACCTGGCGTCGCCTCCGCTTGTCGTGGCGTTCGCCATAGCCGGCAAGGTCGGAATCGATCTCTACAGCGAACCCCTCGGGGTTGGAAGCGACGGGGACGAAGTGTTCCTCAGGGACATATGGCCGACGCAGCAGGAGATAATCGATACGGTAGCGGAGTCAATCACCCCCGAAATATTCAACACCCAGTATTCCCGGGTTTTTGAAGGCGATGAGACCTGGAAATCTCTTGAGGCTCCGCAGTCAGGCATTTACGAGTGGGATACGGAATCCACCTACATACAGGAGCCTCCGTTCTTCGATGATTTCCCGCTTGAGCCAGACGACCCCGAAGACATAGAAGGGGCGAACGTGCTCGCGCTGCTTGGAGACTCGATAACGACGGATCATATTTCCCCCGCGGGCTCAATCCCCAAGGACGGCCCCGCGGGCGGCTATCTCATCTCGAAGGGCGTTACCCCGAGGAGCTTTAACAGCTTCGGCTCAAGGAGGGGGAATCACGAGGTCATGATCCGCGGATCGTTTGCCAACATCAGGATAAGAAACAAGATGGTCGGAGGAAAGGAAGGAGGGTGGACGGTTCACGTTCCCACGGGAGAGGAAATGTCGATTTACGAAGCGTCCTCAAGGTACATGAACGACGGTACGGACCTTGTCGTGATCGGCGGGAAGGAGTACGGAACGGGAAGCTCCCGGGACTGGGCGGCAAAGGGAACCGCTCTTCTGGGAGCAAGGTGCGTCATAGCTGAGAGTTTCGAGCGGATTCACAGGAGCAACCTGGTGGGAATGGGGGTTCTGCCCCTTCAGTTCGAAGAGGGGGAAAGTGCGGAATCTCTCGGCATCACGGGCTTTGAGACTTTCAGTGTAAGCGGGATTTCAGAGGACCTTTATCCGGGCAAGCGGATGACCGTAACCGTGACGGACACTGACGGCGGGCAGAGAGAATTTCACGCAACGTGCAGGCTCGATACGCCGGTTGAGGTCGAATATTACCGCAACGGCGGGATACTTCAGACCGTCCTGCGTCAGATGATATCGGGGTAGGTGGAGAGACAGATTTGAAAAGGGCGGTTTTTTTCATTATATTGTAAGATTTAAATTTTCGTTTAGCTCAAAAGGAGAGGTGTTCAATGACAGTCCCAAGCGGAGAAAAAATACAGATTGATGAGGAAAGCAGAAAGCTTGTAATTCCCGACAACCCGATAATTCCCTTCATAGAAGGCGACGGGATAGGCCCCGACATCTGGCACGCATCCCAGATAGTGTTCGACGCCGCGGTCGAGAAAGCTTACGGAGGAAAGAAGAAGATAGAGTGGCTTGAGGTGCTGGCCGGAGAGAAAGCGTATGAAGAGACCGGCGAATGGCTTCCCGAGGAAACCACCGAAACGATAAAAGAATATATTGTTGCCATAAAGGGCCCGCTTACCACTCCAGTTGGAGGAGGAATAAGGAGCCTTAACGTTGCGCTCCGCCAGATACTTGATCTGTACGCCTGCGTAAGGCCCGTAAGATGGATCAAGGGAACCCCTAACCCTCTTCTGGTTCCCGGCAAGCTTGACGTCGTGATATTCAGGGAGAACACCGAGGACGTGTATGCGGGAATCGAGTGGGAGAGCGGCACCGAGGAAGCGGCTGCCGTAAGGGAGTATCTCGTTGAGAATTACGGGGTGAACATCCGAGAGCTAAGCGGGATAGGAATAAAGCCCATAAGTCCTTTCGGAACCAAGAGGCTTGTTAGAAAGGCGATCGAATACGCAATAGAGTATAAAAGAAAGAGCGTCACCCTCGTCCACAAGGGCAACATAATGAAATTCACCGAGGGTGCCTTCCGCGAATGGGGCTACGAGCTTGCGAAAGAGGAGTTCCCGGAGATCACCATAACCGAGGATGAACTCTGGGACGATTACGGCGGCAAGCAGCCCGATGGCAAGATTGTCATGAAGGACCGCATAGCCGACAGCATGTTCCAGCAGGTTCTTACGAGACCCAGTGAATACGACGTGATGGCCATGCCTAATCTTAACGGCGACTACATGTCGGATGCCTGCGCCGCGCAGGTAGGAGGTCTCGGAGTTGCTCCGGGCGGCAACATAGGCGATTACCTGGCGGTTTTCGAAGCCACCCACGGAACCGCTCCCAAGTACACCGGGCAGGACAAGGTAAACCCGGGTTCCGTAATACTCTCGGGAGTCATGATGTTCCAGTACCTGGGATGGCACGAGGCTGCGGAGCTTGTTTTCAGGGCGATGGAGGAGACCGTTTTGCAGAAAACGGTTACCTATGACCTCGAGAGACAGATGGAGGGGGCGACCCTTCTTAAGTGTTCCGAGTACGGAGAGGCCATCGTGTCGAACATGGACAAGGTAATGGACTAGAGGGGCTCGCGGCACGCAAATCTATTCAAAAGGAGTGGGATCTTGAAGAACGGCAGAGCGAAAATTTCTGTGATAGGTGCGGGAAACGTCGGCGCGTCGGCGGCGTTTCGGATTGCACAGCTTGAACTTGCCGACGTGGCTTTGATTGACATAGTGGAGGGAATTCCCGAAGGAAAGGCGCTTGACCTTGCCCAGATGTGCCCGATTACCGGAAGCGACGTAAATCTCGTTGGTTCAACCAACTACGAAGACACGGCAGGTTCAGACGTGGTGATAATCACCTCCGGAATTCCGAGAAAGCCCGGGATGAGCCGTGACGACCTTATCTCGACAAACACCAAGGTGGTAAAGAGCGTTACAGAGCAGGTGGTTGCTCATTCCCCGGACGCGATACTCATACTGGTCACCAACCCGCTTGACGCCATGGTTTACGTGGCGCACAGGGTAAGCGGCCTTTCAGACAACAAAGTGATGGGGATGGCAGGGGTGCTTGATTCCGCGCGTTTCCGGGCGTTTATCGCGATGGAGCTCGGGGTATCGGTTGAGAACATAAACGCCTCGGTTCTCGGCGGACATGGAGACACGATGGTTCCGCTTCTAAGCAACACTACGGTGTCGGGTATTCCCATAGCGCAGCTTGTCCCCGCTTCAAGGCTCGACGCGATGGTCGACCGCACCAGGAAGGGAGGAGCCGAAATAGTAGCGCTTCTTAAGACCGGAAGCGCTTTTTACGCCCCCGCGGTAGCCGCGGTGGAAATGGCCGAGGCAATCATAAAGGATAAGAAGAAGGTACTGCCCTGCTGCGTTTACGCGGACGGACATTACGGAGTGGAAGATACGTTCGTGGGTCTTCCCGTAAGGCTCGGCTCAGAAGGGGTTGAGGAGATAATAGGGGTTGAGATTTCCAGTGAGGAGATGGAGGCTCTGCACGTCTCGGCGGGCAAGGTGAAAGAGCTTTGCGAAATAATTGACGGAATGGGGATCCTCTAGGGTTCCGTTTACATTCCGCTCCCCGGCGCCGTTTATGATCTCGGACGGACGCTCCGGAAATATTTTTTGGAGGTTTCTACAATATGGCTAACGGTACGGCGAGCAAGGCGCTCACCATGAGAAAGGATACGTGGTGGGTGGAGCCTCTCATAACCGGGGTGGTGCTTGGGGCTTTCGGAATCTACTCCACGTGGAGGGCTCTTTCGAACCAGTTTTTCTACACCGAGCCCTACCTCTCGCCTTTTTATTCCCCGCTTCTGCTCTTTGACTGGTGGCCGGCTTCCCCGGCAATACTTATTCTCTGGGCGCCGCTTGGATTCCGAGCGACCTGCTATTACTACAGAAAAGCATACTACCGGGCGTACTTCTTCTCGCCTCCGGGCTGTGCGGTAAAACCGGTCGGCAAAAGGGGCTCCTACAGCGGAGAGTCAAGCTTTCCGTTCATCCTGCAGAACATCCACAGGTTTTTTCTCTATGCCTCTATAGTCATTCTGCTGTTTTTGTGGATTGACTCGTACGAAGCCTTTTTCTTCCATGACGGGGCCGGAGTGGGCGTCGGGACCATAGTTCTTACCGCAAATGCGTTTTTGCTTACCATGTATTCGTTTTCCTGCCACTCGTTTCGCCACCTGATGGGAGGGAATCTTGATGTGTTCTCAAAGTGTCCGACCCGCTTTCGTCTTTGGGGCGCCATAAGCGTCCAGAACGAAGTACATATGAAATGGGCGTGGACAAGCCTTGTTTTCGTGGCTCTAACGGACCTTTACGTGTTCCTGGTAGCGAACGGAACAATCACTGATCTGAGGTTGATATAGACGTGGAAAAATACGAAACACACACTCATGACGTTATAGTTATCGGCGCAGGCGGGGCCGGTCTTCGGGCCGCCATCGAATCTTCCGCAAAGGGCGCCTCGACCGCACTTATATGTAAATCCCTGCTCGGCAAGGCCCACACCGTGATGGCCGAGGGCGGCGTTGCGGCAGCTTTGGCAAACGTTGACACAAAGGACAACTGGGAAACCCACTTCAAGGACACCATGAAGGGCGGGAAGATGCTTAACAACTGGCAGATGGCCCTTTATCACGCGCAGGAGGCTCCCGAGAGGGTGAGGGAGCTTGAGTACTGGGGAGCGCTTTTTGACAGAACTAAAGAGGGAAGAATAAATCAGAGGGCTTTCGGCGGACACACCTGGAAGAGGCTTGCCCACGTGGGCGACCGGACCGGTCTTGAGATGATAAGGACCCTCCAGGAAAAGGGAATACACTCAGGCATAGACGTCTACATGGAATGCACGATAACCCATCTCGTAAAGGACGGAGACAGGGTTGTGGGAGCCTTCGGCTACTGGAGAGAGAGCGGAAAGTTTGTTCTTTTCCGCGCAAACGCCATTGTTCTTGCAACGGGTGGGGTGGGAAAGGCCTACAAGTACACCTCGAACTCCTGGGAATACACCGGCGACGGTCACGCGATGGCATATGAGGCCGGAGCCGAGCTTATAGACATGGAATTCATACAGTTCCATCCCACGGGTATGGTCTGGCCCCCGAGCGTGAGGGGAATACTGGTTACCGAGGCGGTGCGCGGTGAGGGAGGCATTCTCACAAACAGCGAGGGCGAGCGCTTTATGGAGAGATACGACCCCGAACGCATGGAGCTCTCAACCCGCGACGTGGTCGCAAGATCCATATACACGGAAGTTGAGCAGGGCCGCGGTTCTCCCCACGGCGGAGCGTTCCTTGACGTCTCGCACAGGGGAGCCGATTACGTAAAGCGAAAGCTTCCCAGCATGTACCACCAGTTCATGGAGTTTGCCGATATAGACATAACGAAAGGACCGATGGAAGTGTTCCCGACCACCCATTACGTGATGGGCGGAGTCAAGGTCGAGGGAGATACCTGCTCGAGCACCGTTCCGGGGCTATTTGCCGCGGGCGAGGTCGCAGGAGGAATGCACGGCGCAAACCGTCTAGGCGGAAACTCCCTCTCTGATCTTCTTGTTTTCGGGAAAAGGGCGGGCGAGGGAGCAGCGGCTTACGCAAGCGGAAAATCCCACGCACAGATACCCGCCGAGCTCGTTGAGGGATACGCAAACGAGCTCAGGGAGCCTTTTAACAACACCCAGGGAGAGAACCCCTACACGATCCACCAGGATCTCCAGGACGCGATGCAGCTCTACATAGGGGTGTTCCGCACGGAAGAGAACATACAGAAGGGCATAGACGAGATAGAGGGACTGAAGGAGAGGGCGAAAGTACTCAAGATAGAGGGCTCGGTGATGTTTAACCCGGGATGGCATCTCTGCAGGGACCTCAGGTCGATGCTGATCGTTTCGGAGGCGCTCGCGAGATGCGCGCTTGCGAGAAAGGAGAGCAGGGGAGCTCACAGCCGGGTCGACTTCCCTGAGAGCGACGACGAGAAATGGGGCAAGCTCAATTTCATTGTCTCCATTAAAGACGAGGCTATGGACGTCGCAACGCGGCCGATCACGGAGATGCCCGAGGAGCTTTCGAAACTGTTTACGGAGGATAAGTGATGTCGGTAGCCAAGCTAAGAGTTTTTCGCGGAGATTCCCAGGGTGGAGAGGAAAAGGAGTACGAGGTCCCGGTAGATGAGGGTATGGTGGTCCTCGACGCGCTTTTCTACATACAGGCTAACTACGACGGCGACCTGGCGATAAGATGGAACTGCAAGGCGGCCAAGTGCGGTTCCTGCAGCACCGAGATAAACGGAAAACCGAAGCTTGCCTGCAAGACCCGCATGGACAGTTTCGCCGAGGGCGAAACGATTACCGTCTACCCGATCAAGGCGTTTCCAGTGATAAAGGATCTAGTGACCGACGTTTCGTGGAACTACGAGGTAAGCAAAAAGATTCCTCCGTTTACCCCTGCAGAAGACACCGAGTGGGTCATGTACCAGGAGGACGTTGAGAGGGGACAGGAATTCCGCAAATGCATAGAGTGCTTTCTGTGCCAGAACGTCTGTCACATACTTCGCGACCACAACAGAAAAGACGCGTTTGCGGGGCCGAGGTTCATGATAAAGATCGCCGAGCGGGAGATGCATCCCCTGGATGTCCTTGACAGGAGGGAGTTTGCGCGCGAGGAAGCGGGGGTCGGCTTCTGCAACATCACGAAATGCTGCACGGAAGTGTGCCCCGAGGACATACACATAACGGATAACGGAATCATTCCGCTTAAGGAGAGGGTGGTTGACAAGTACTATGACCCGCTTTCCTGGCTTTTGAGGAAGATCAAGGGGAAATAGGAGAGGGCTCTAGATTGAACGTACACGAATACCAGGCAAAAAAGCTTCTCTCGGATTTCGGAGTGAAGGTTCCGGGCGGACAGGTCGTTTTCAGCGCGGATGAGGTGTCGGAGGTGCTCGATACCCTTAACTCTGCAAAATACGTGGTAAAAGCCCAGATTCACGCCGGCGGCCGGGGCAAGGGAGGCGGAATAAAGGTAGTTGACAACTCCCACGACGCTATGGAGGCCGCGGATGAGATAATCGGCATGAACCTCGTCACCCACCAGACGGGCCCCGAGGGCAAAACTGTTGGAAGCGTGCTGATCGAGGAAGCTTCCAGTATAGAAAAGGAGTTCTATCTCGGCATGGTGATTGACCGCTCACGGGAAAAAGTGGTCGTTATGGGAAGCCCCGAAGGCGGGGTCGAGATCGAGGAAGTGGCGGCCAGATCTCCCGAGAAGATAATCAAGGAGCACGTCGATATCTCTCTTGGCATCCAGCCCTATCAGTGCCGTAAAATCGCTTATTTCATGGGTCTTGAGGGTGGTGCCGTAAGGCAGGCGGTATCTTTTATCTCATCCCTTTACCGGGTCTTTATTGAAAAGGACTGTTCTCTCGCGGAGATAAACCCGCTTGTCCTTACCTCCGATGGAAACATAGTGGCACTTGACGCGAAAATTAACTTCGAT
This region of Candidatus Dadabacteria bacterium genomic DNA includes:
- the acpP gene encoding acyl carrier protein: MAKDNAEILAKVKEMIASHLGKAEDEITPDSSFIEDLGADSLDLVELIMSMEDEFGLEISDEDAENIITVQDAINFIQSSVEAASEDE
- the fabF gene encoding beta-ketoacyl-ACP synthase II, with product MGRRVAVTGIGLITPVGVGNDATWSSICEGVPGVSRVSSFDPSDLKTQIAGQVKDFEPTLYMEPKDAKRNDRFIQLSIAATKLALEDAGLEVTDDISGRTGTFIGSGIGGMKTFYDTVLTMENKGPNRVSPFFIPNIVTNMASGYVSIRFNAKGPNCSSTTACSASGHSLALSAKIIQDGKADVMIAGGAEAPLIPLTFAAFNAMKALSTRNDEPETASRPFEMGRDGFILSEGAGVLILEELEFAKKRGARIYAEVLGSGMSADAFHITAPSLEGPSSCMNAALADSGLNPGDVDYINAHGTSTRLNDVNETNAIKEVFGEDARRIPVSSTKSMTGHLLGAAGAVEAAICVLALRDGVLPPTINLFESDPECDLDYIPHTARESDIKVALSNSYGFGGTNVSVALRKFS
- the acnA gene encoding aconitate hydratase AcnA translates to MALTDNLDTLSDLTVGDKTYKIYSLAKLEERYGVSISRLPFSIRILLENVLRNFDGKTVTEQHVESLAKWDPSNTEAKEIPYNPARVILQDFTGVPCVVDLAAMRSVVEKKGGDPSLVNPIVPVDLVIDHSVQVDYFASGDAFGKNVEVEYERNRERYTFLKWAQGSFDNFRVVPPGTGIVHQVNLECLASVVVSKQTGSESVAYPDTLVGTDSHTTMINGLSVMGWGVGGIEAEACMLGQPLYMLIPDVIGFRLTGRLSQGVTATDLVLTVTEMLRKKGVVGKFVEFFGPGVSNLALSDQATIANMAPEYGATMGFFPVDAETLRYLGTTGRDDAATLVEAYTKEQKMFRTDDAEDPVYTDTLELDISTVEPSLAGPSRPQDRISLGDMKSSYHENLQARGLAANGDASRAANGISDGSVVIAAITSCTNTSNPSVMVGAGLFAKKAVERGLSVNPYVKTSLAPGSRVVTDYLNAAGLTPYLEELGFGLVGYGCTTCIGNSGPLPEDVDAAIRENDLTCAAVLSGNRNFEGRVHPLVKFAYLASPPLVVAFAIAGKVGIDLYSEPLGVGSDGDEVFLRDIWPTQQEIIDTVAESITPEIFNTQYSRVFEGDETWKSLEAPQSGIYEWDTESTYIQEPPFFDDFPLEPDDPEDIEGANVLALLGDSITTDHISPAGSIPKDGPAGGYLISKGVTPRSFNSFGSRRGNHEVMIRGSFANIRIRNKMVGGKEGGWTVHVPTGEEMSIYEASSRYMNDGTDLVVIGGKEYGTGSSRDWAAKGTALLGARCVIAESFERIHRSNLVGMGVLPLQFEEGESAESLGITGFETFSVSGISEDLYPGKRMTVTVTDTDGGQREFHATCRLDTPVEVEYYRNGGILQTVLRQMISG
- the icd gene encoding isocitrate dehydrogenase (NADP(+)) yields the protein MTVPSGEKIQIDEESRKLVIPDNPIIPFIEGDGIGPDIWHASQIVFDAAVEKAYGGKKKIEWLEVLAGEKAYEETGEWLPEETTETIKEYIVAIKGPLTTPVGGGIRSLNVALRQILDLYACVRPVRWIKGTPNPLLVPGKLDVVIFRENTEDVYAGIEWESGTEEAAAVREYLVENYGVNIRELSGIGIKPISPFGTKRLVRKAIEYAIEYKRKSVTLVHKGNIMKFTEGAFREWGYELAKEEFPEITITEDELWDDYGGKQPDGKIVMKDRIADSMFQQVLTRPSEYDVMAMPNLNGDYMSDACAAQVGGLGVAPGGNIGDYLAVFEATHGTAPKYTGQDKVNPGSVILSGVMMFQYLGWHEAAELVFRAMEETVLQKTVTYDLERQMEGATLLKCSEYGEAIVSNMDKVMD
- the mdh gene encoding malate dehydrogenase, which translates into the protein MLKNGRAKISVIGAGNVGASAAFRIAQLELADVALIDIVEGIPEGKALDLAQMCPITGSDVNLVGSTNYEDTAGSDVVIITSGIPRKPGMSRDDLISTNTKVVKSVTEQVVAHSPDAILILVTNPLDAMVYVAHRVSGLSDNKVMGMAGVLDSARFRAFIAMELGVSVENINASVLGGHGDTMVPLLSNTTVSGIPIAQLVPASRLDAMVDRTRKGGAEIVALLKTGSAFYAPAVAAVEMAEAIIKDKKKVLPCCVYADGHYGVEDTFVGLPVRLGSEGVEEIIGVEISSEEMEALHVSAGKVKELCEIIDGMGIL
- a CDS encoding succinate dehydrogenase encodes the protein MANGTASKALTMRKDTWWVEPLITGVVLGAFGIYSTWRALSNQFFYTEPYLSPFYSPLLLFDWWPASPAILILWAPLGFRATCYYYRKAYYRAYFFSPPGCAVKPVGKRGSYSGESSFPFILQNIHRFFLYASIVILLFLWIDSYEAFFFHDGAGVGVGTIVLTANAFLLTMYSFSCHSFRHLMGGNLDVFSKCPTRFRLWGAISVQNEVHMKWAWTSLVFVALTDLYVFLVANGTITDLRLI
- a CDS encoding FAD-binding protein produces the protein MEKYETHTHDVIVIGAGGAGLRAAIESSAKGASTALICKSLLGKAHTVMAEGGVAAALANVDTKDNWETHFKDTMKGGKMLNNWQMALYHAQEAPERVRELEYWGALFDRTKEGRINQRAFGGHTWKRLAHVGDRTGLEMIRTLQEKGIHSGIDVYMECTITHLVKDGDRVVGAFGYWRESGKFVLFRANAIVLATGGVGKAYKYTSNSWEYTGDGHAMAYEAGAELIDMEFIQFHPTGMVWPPSVRGILVTEAVRGEGGILTNSEGERFMERYDPERMELSTRDVVARSIYTEVEQGRGSPHGGAFLDVSHRGADYVKRKLPSMYHQFMEFADIDITKGPMEVFPTTHYVMGGVKVEGDTCSSTVPGLFAAGEVAGGMHGANRLGGNSLSDLLVFGKRAGEGAAAYASGKSHAQIPAELVEGYANELREPFNNTQGENPYTIHQDLQDAMQLYIGVFRTEENIQKGIDEIEGLKERAKVLKIEGSVMFNPGWHLCRDLRSMLIVSEALARCALARKESRGAHSRVDFPESDDEKWGKLNFIVSIKDEAMDVATRPITEMPEELSKLFTEDK
- a CDS encoding succinate dehydrogenase/fumarate reductase iron-sulfur subunit; protein product: MSVAKLRVFRGDSQGGEEKEYEVPVDEGMVVLDALFYIQANYDGDLAIRWNCKAAKCGSCSTEINGKPKLACKTRMDSFAEGETITVYPIKAFPVIKDLVTDVSWNYEVSKKIPPFTPAEDTEWVMYQEDVERGQEFRKCIECFLCQNVCHILRDHNRKDAFAGPRFMIKIAEREMHPLDVLDRREFAREEAGVGFCNITKCCTEVCPEDIHITDNGIIPLKERVVDKYYDPLSWLLRKIKGK
- the sucC gene encoding ADP-forming succinate--CoA ligase subunit beta, with the protein product MNVHEYQAKKLLSDFGVKVPGGQVVFSADEVSEVLDTLNSAKYVVKAQIHAGGRGKGGGIKVVDNSHDAMEAADEIIGMNLVTHQTGPEGKTVGSVLIEEASSIEKEFYLGMVIDRSREKVVVMGSPEGGVEIEEVAARSPEKIIKEHVDISLGIQPYQCRKIAYFMGLEGGAVRQAVSFISSLYRVFIEKDCSLAEINPLVLTSDGNIVALDAKINFDDNALFRHRDIAGLRDRDEEDPLELEASDAGISFVKLDGNIGCLVNGAGLAMATMDIIKHHGGEPANFLDVGGGATTEQVTKAFKMILSDENVKAIFVNIFGGIMKCDTIADGIVEAAGEVGINVPLVVRLEGTNVEAGRKILSNSGLDIQTGADMKEAASKVVEAAKAS